The DNA region AAAGTGAAGCCGACAAGGGCGTCAAGACCCGCAATTCGGGAGAATCAGGCTACGTCGGAGAACAGGAAAAGCAGGGTGCAGCGGCGACTCCTCCGGGACGGCCGGATGCTGCTAGTTCAACGGCAGCCAGCGGCGCCACCAGCGCACAGAGTTCAGGAACAGGCATAAGCGGAGCACCTGGAAGCAAGAATGGCCCCGCCGCAGGTCAGAACACGGTCGGGTCCGATAACCATAATCAAAGCGTCCAACAACAAGATCCTTCGAACGTTCAAGGCTTGCCGGGCAACAAAAGCGGGCCGCCTGCAAAGCGTTGATCGTTGGCCTGACACCGGCGAAAGCTGCTGGCGAAACCTATATCGACACTCGGAATCGCCGGATTGTCGCTGTTGTTGTTGGCTCCGCTTACTTGTGTCGAGACGATGGCTTCTTCGCCAGCAGCGCCTTTTCCAATACTTGGCGCAACGTCTGCGCGCGGAGGGCTTTACGATGAGTAGGATGACCGAGCGGCCCCGGCTTCCATCGCCGCAGCAGCTGCACAGAACGCGCCGATGAACAGCGACGGTGTCAGCCCGATCGCGAGTTTCACGGCAACCTTCTGCGCGTTGTCGTCAGCTTTGACTCGGTTCGAACCACCGCACGGCAAGTCATCGGCGGCGCGGAGGTCGCCTTCAATCAGCACGACTTTTCGACCTCCGTTGCAACCAGCGCCGCACCCTCCTGGGCGTCTTTGCTCTCGTCGAAATTGGTGATCAGGTTGTCGGCGCGTTCGCGGGCGGAGGCGACGATGACCGCGTGTACGATGCTGCGGTCACCGCCGGTGACGATGGCGCGCTTTTCATGAAGGCGAGCCGACCTCTTATAGCTCGTCTCGCCGTGGTCTGGACGCTGATCCATCTTCGCCCTCGAGCCGGTCGCTGACCGCGACGGGCGGCTTGGGATCGTCAGGCATGGACCGTGCTCACTTCGTTCGAACAGTCTTATCATCTCGATGGAGATCGGAGAAACTTCGATCCGGGCCTCCAGATTCGCGCCTAGCTTACGCCCTTAGCGCCCTCTCTGATCTTCTTCGCTCGTCCCCGATCCCGGGCTGCCGATCGGTACGCCGTTCGTCGAGTGCCCAACGCCAGCGTTTCTATCGGCTTGAGTCGCGGCTGGGCTCGTTGCGTTCGCTGTCGGTCGTTGGACGTTCGGATTGTTTTGGCTATTGTTGGTGTTCGCGTTGGCCCCCGTGGTGCTGCCTTGCGTCCCCATGCCAGACGGAGCGGATGGTCCGGAGTTCGCACTGCTCGGCGCGGTCCCTGTACCCGCGCCTGCGCTGGCAGCGGATCCAGCAGACGCCCCACCCGAACCACCGCTCGCCCCTTGCGCTAAAGTGGGTGAGGAAAGTGCGACGCACGCAACTGCCGCAAGCAAAGTTTTGCCAATCATTGAAAATCTCCGTTTCGATCGAAAAGCGTGGCCATGACAGTTTGTTCCTTGCCCGCGATCACCGCCCGTAAGGCGGCAAGACGTCGAGGTGTTGGCCGGCGAGTTTTCGGGCGCGCCGGCCGGACGTCGCTACACTCGGTGGCGTCGGTGATGCCTGTGGTGGCGGGAGGATTTCATGCGCATGCCGCCCTTGTCCGAAGGGTCATTGGCAGTCGCTCCCGGATTGGCAAACGATGGGCTGCTGGCCGCGCCTTGGCCGCTCTTAGCAGCCGGCGAATTGCCTTGGCCGCCGCCGCCTCCACCCCCGCCTCCCTGGGCGGCTGCTGCTGCGATCGACCCAAAAACAAATGCTGTAGCTACCAGGACTCTTCCTGCTCTCATGTGGGTTTCCTCTGATTTCAGCCCCAATGGCAAACCGGCGGAAATTCCACACGTTCCAAACATGAGACGTCCGCGGTCCGCCACTCGCATGCGCGGCATTCATCTCTGATTTCAGACATGAATCGAGTTACCACCGTTTCGCCATTGCGCGTGATGTCGCCGCGTCCTGGAAGTAACCGATCCGCCATTGGCTCGGACAGGACGTTGCGGCTTCTCTAACGCCCGATTCGGCGCAATTCTCGCCGAGGCTCTGCCAAATAACGCGCTGCCGGCGAGACACCGATCCGTGACTTTGATGGTCTGACCTGCCAGAGCTGGAACGAGCGCATGTGGACCGACGGCAGCCCGATGGACCCATCACCCTCGATCGACCAGGCCATTAACGGTGTAACGCCTGGCTCATATCTGACTCTCACGCTGCAAGACGCCGCGCTCGGTCGACCTCGCTGCCCTGCCCTGTCGCGACCTACCCATGTACACGAGCTTGCTCGCCGGCTTCGCTGCGAGACGGGCGTAAGACGGAGAAGCGGCCGTCGGCCGAGCTTCTGCAACTGGCGCCGAGCGAGACGATCTATTCATGAGTGCGCTTGCCCGCCGACTGGATCAGGGCATACCGCGAGAAAGCTGCCAAATCTTCTATGGCGACGTTGATCGTGGAGAGCCCGCCGTCACTACTCAGTGCGCTGCGGCGAGCGCACCGGCGCGGCGCTCGGTGGCTTCGATCTGCGTCGGCGCCCTCATCCTCGCTGCGGCCGTCCTGCTCGACGGGAGGCGTGCGACCGCGCACTGGCGCAAAGCTGACAGCCCACTGGCCCGCGCCAATGCCGCGCGAACTCCAGTAGGTGGCGTCGGCGGCTTGGCCTCAACGGTGCGGACGATCACTGTCTCGATCCGGGCATCCTCGATCGTGCGCGGCGCTTCTGATCACGGTCCATCAAAGCTCGGCGCATCGGCCGGCACCGGGAGCATGCCCGTATATTTCCTCTTTGGAACCACAGAGCGCTCAAATTCGACCGCTGTCTACGTATAGGTATGCAGCACGTCTTCTGGCCGGCGAACCATTGGTAGGTTCTTGTCGGCTCCCCTTGCACCTGTCTGGCTTCCTCCAGCGATCGGAAGTGCTTCGCTATTCCGATAAACGTCCATGAACGGCTAGGCGCGGTAAGCGACGACGTTCCTGAACCGCAGCCTTCGTCGCACCGCGGCCGCGGACCATCCGACACCGCCGGCAAGCTTGACCTAGCGTTCTTACAGCTCCTCGCGCCCCCGCGCGGAAAGGCAGGGTGAAGAATTGCCAACGCGGCATTCACGGTGCATTCAGCAGGCCCGGTCTAGCTGGCATCGGGCATGGTTGCACGATGTTGGCGAGGTTAAATTGGCTTATCGTTTTGACGAAATGGCGGTAGTGGTGGATTGGCTGGATTGCTGCAAGAGCCGTGATCTCGAGGCCATGCTTGACCTTTGTGCCGAGAATGCCGCACTTGACTGCGCATGCGACGGTGTCCAGGTCAGCGGGCGATCCGCACTTGCGGCCTATTGGGCGCCGAAGTTGGCGAATACGTCATCGGGCGCATTCGGGCTCGAAGAGATCACGCCGCGCGACGACGGCGTGATGCTCGACTATCTGGACTTTGAGAGCAGACCGGCTCGGGTCCTGTTTGCTTTCGACAAGGAAGGCAAGATAGCGCACATGGGCTGCGCGTTATCATCATGACGATGCGTCCAGCCCGGCTTGAGGTTCGATTGGCAGCCAGCAGCGGACGACGGTGCGGCCCTGCTCGCACAATAGCATCAAACTTCCATTGAGCGCGCGTACACGTTCGTGCATTCCGGTCAGGCCCCTGCCGAACGCCTGATCGTCCGACAAGCCAATGCCGTCATCCGAAATTTCCATGTGGATCTGGCTGCCCTCGATCGCCACGGCAACGTCCACCGTCGTTGCCTGGGCATGCCGAAGGACGTTAGTGACGGCCTCTTGGATGACACGGTAGACGGTTTGCGATAGCAGGCCGTCGAGGTCATCCACACCAGGATCAATTCGAGCGGTCAGGTGGATCTTGCGTGCTTGCGACTGCGCTCTTCGAAGCAGCGCATGAATGCTCTCGAACAATCCAAGCTCCGCAACATAAAGCGGGCTTAGTCCCTCCAGCACACGCCGGTTGGCCTGCTGCAAGGCCGCCGCTGCGTTCAGAATGCCATGCGCAGCCGAGCCTGGATGGGGAGGGCCCGGAGCCTCAGCTTCGGACAGCGCGGTGGCGTTGGCGCGGATCGCGAACAGCAGCGGTCCCATCTCGTCGTGCAATTCCCTGGCCAGTTCGCGGCGCTCGTCATCCTGCACCGCGACGATCCGGCGCAAGAGCTCGCGGTTGTCATGGCTGAGACGCTTCAGTGTCGCCGCGAGCTGGTTGGCCTCCTCACAGCTCTGACAGATTTCAGGAGGACCGGTGATCGGGATAACAGTGTCGTAGTCGCCGTTGCGCATTCGGGTCAGACCAGCGCCTAGCCGCGTCAGCGGACGAAGCGCCGTCCCGGTCGTAAAGTAGGCGCTGGCCGCGGCTAGCAGCGTAAGCAGCGCGCCCGATGAAACGATAGCCAGGAAGCCTTCCCACTTTTCGAGAATGTCCGGCGACAAGTCGGGGTTGAAGACAATATCGCCCACGTGATCAGCACCGATCTTGATTGGATAGGTCGAGCCGAACTGAGGAACATCCAGGAGAGCGGTAAACCACGCCGGAACATAACCGTCGTACAAGCGCGTTACCGGCGGGGGCACGTTGGGTCCAGTTCGTACAAATTCGATTGACCCGGCGGTTTTGAGCGCACCGGCGAACGCTTCGAGGGTCGGCTCCGGATTGCGTGCCGTAGCGAGGGCGGCGTTCAGAGCGTCAGCGACGAATTGCGCGGAACGTGCACCTTGTGCGTTTTCATACTCGAACTGATCGGGTGACACGATCTGCAGCGCAAGGCCTCCTAGCAGCAAAGCGCCAAGGATCATTGCTGCCATCGGCAGCAGCAGCCGCTGGCGAAGCGAGAGTTTGTTCCATGTCTTGGGCAATTCAGCCCCGTTCCTCGATCTGCTCTTTCAAATTCCTTCTCGATCTCTATGTATTTGTATAACCGAGGGCGATATGCACGATACCCCGAAATCAGGCATGCGGATATTGATCGTTGACGACCACCCTGTGGTAGTGTCGGGCTGTCGCTCCCTGTTTGCGTCCGACAAGTCGGTCCAAGTCGAGGAGGCCGCAGATGCCAAGGCCGGTCATCGCGCCTTTATTCAGAAACGGCCCGACGTGACTGTTGTCGACATCAAACTTCCGGACCTATCCGGATTCGAGTTGTTGCGGCGGATCCGAAAAGACGATCCAGACGCGCGGATTATCATGTTCAGCATGAATGACGATCCCGCCTTCGTGGTGCGCGCGGTGCAGATGGGCGCCCAAGGCTACATCTCGAAGGCAGATGATCCCCGCCTGTTCGTGAAGGCCGTGCGCAAGGTTGCAGCCGGCGAAAGATTCATTTCACCGCACCTCGCGGAGGCCGTCGCCTTCGCGGGAGCCGCGATCAAGGCCAGTCCCGCGACCCAAATGAATTCCCGCGAATTGGAGATTCTGAGACTGCTCGGGCGTGGAGACAAAATCGTCGAAGTCGCATCGGCTCTCGGCATCTCTTACAAGACGGTAGCCAACGTCACCTCGCTTCTCAAGCAGAAGCTAGGGGCGAAGAACCATTCCGACCTCATCCGCATCGCGGTTGAACTAGAGCTGGGATGAAGTCGTAGAATGGAACTGGCCGCGTGCGGTGACGCGGCCAGGTCCGTATTGCCTCGAGGCGATCGCATTCGTTGGGGCAATGGAACCGACGAATGCGGCCTGCCGGCAATCCCTCGCTAATGGCTCCGGTGCCTCACCAGCTCGGCAGCCCACCGGGCGGCTCCGCAACCCGATAGCTTGCAAAACGTTGCGCACTGTTGCGGGATGCGGGTCGCGGTTTTGCAACTCGCTGCATCCGTTCGGGCGCTCGGTGCGAGGAAGCCGACAGACGTGCGTCGGCATGGCTGACCGGCGCGGCTTGTCTTGCGGTGGCAAGGCTGTCGGAGGCAGACGCAGTATCCGCTGCGGCGGTGTCCCCGGCCAATGGCTTCGTGGATACAAACGGCGTGTTCGTGTCGATCCGTATCGCCTCCGGCCATCTGTGGCGCGAGTGGATCCGAATGATCGAGCGATCGATATCGTTTTGCGCAACGACGGGCGCCGGTGTCGGAAAGTACCAATTGCACAAAAAAAGCAGTCCCAACACCAGCCCGCCCGTGAACACAAAATATCGAACTAAGAGCATGAAGCGTCCACCGAGATCGCGCCGGATTGCGCAAGTGCAATGGGAAAACGTGGCAATGGTTCCTAACCTGACCCGTTTAAAAAGAAGGCCGCCTGTCGGCGGCCTCATCGGATCGGAAGATGGGCTTACCAAGTAACCCATCTGTCATCCCGCCAGTAGCCGCGTCCCTCGTGCTCCCGGAACGTGTAGTGCTCTTGCGGTCCCCACTTCCAGCTATCTTCATGGACGATAATCTTCGATTCCGCCGGATATTCGTAGCGCTCGTGGGTGTGCCAGCATACATTTCCAGAGCACACGATGGCCGCAGACGCGCTCATCGCGGACGCAGCCAGAAATCCAGCTACGAGAATGGCAGCGGCGGCGGCTTTGCTCGCTAATCTCATGTCGTTCTCTCCTGCAGTTATGAAGGACATTACCCGGATGCCAAACCCGGCGATCTGGCTCTCGTTCCAAAGACCTTGGGAAAAATATGCAATCCAAGGAACGAATGGCACCTATCGCGGTTAAGGTGGTGCTTTGCGACACAAGCAACTTCCCCGAACGGCTCCGGCGCGGCCCCCCCGGCACGCCGGGGCCGAATTTTGGAGCCGCAGATTGCCGCGAGCAATAAACTTAGGCATTTCTGACGACCGCCCGCGCTCCGGCGCATGAACGACGGGAGAGCGGATCGGAGGCCTGGAGGGCAGCCGGATCTGCTGCAGACCGGGCTTCGGGCCGCTCTGAGCTCGGACGTTCCGGCTGTCCGGATCACCGGCGTGACCGCAGACATCAGGCGAAGACGCGAAGTTGACGAGTAGTTGCGACAAGCTCAGAAAATGGAGGCGGTCGGACAGCTGACCGGCGGGGTCGCACACGACTTTAACAATCTCCCGATGATCGTTGGCGGCAGCCTCGATATGCTGCTTCGTCGTTTGCCCGACGCGAAACTCGTTCATTTATCGAAACCGCTCGGCAAGCCGTAGCTCGCGGATCAAAATTGAACCACCAGTTGCTGGCGTTCTCCCGCCGCGAAACTCTCCAACTTTAGGTTGTGCAGACCAACGATCTTATACAAACTTTGAACACCTCCTTGAGCGCGCCGTCGGCGACTGTAAAGATTGAATTCATCAAAGATTGGAACGGCTTATGACGCGCTCCCCGGGGAGCGATGCGCTATTGCCCCCGTCGTCTCGTAGGTGACTGATGCGCACGCCCGGTTGGACATCGCACATCACCACGAGGCTTGGCGCGCAGGCTCCGGGCGCCAGGACCACACGATTTTGCCGTAGGCGGACCACACCGGTCGTATGCGCGATGGTCTCGCTCACGGTTGCCCGCCCTGCAAAACCTCATCGCGCCGACGTGGCCCACCCCCACCGCCGTCCGGCCCGCGTCGTGACGATCGCGATACGCCCCTCTTCCACGGGCCGGGTTGCGACGACACATACGCCATTTCCGAATTTCGGTAAAGTGGAATATTTTCCCGACGGGGTTGCCCCACGGCTGGCGTGTTTTGCCCGACGGGCAACCCAACGTCTTGTGGCCCGGAATGAACCAAACCGGCCAATTGGCGTTGATTCCGGCATCGCCGGGTGACAACCGGACATCACGGGGACGATGGACGTGGCGCATTTTTCCGGTTTCTGCCCACGACACCAACGCATCGGTACGCGCTGACATCTGACCTGTTCCCGGCGGTGCAGCCCGGCATCCGACAATCCAACTTCGCTATGACTTCGCCGTGCCAGGCTCGGCTGGTCGAGAAGCTTCGCCGAGACAAGCAGCCGGCCGTGTAGTCACTCGCGCCAAACGTCCCTCAGCTCCTCGGCGGTCACCAGATCGACCTAGCCGTGGAAGGGCGTGCGGTACATCGTCATCAGCGCGTCGTGCCCGACGTCGGACGAGCTGCACAGCGCGTCCTCGACGATGACTACCCTGAAGCCGAGATCGGCCGCGCCCAGTACCGTCGAGAGCACGCAAACGTCGGTTTCGGCGCCGGTAATGACCACCGTGCCAATTCCCCGCTCGATCAGGAGACTTGCCAGAGCCGGATTGCTGAACGCCGAATAGGCCGGCTTGTCGACGATGCGAACCGGTGGGACGTAGCGCGCAAGCTCCGGCACCAGCTCAAGGGCCGATGGCGGAAGATGGTTGCGGGTGGCCTGGTGCCAGCGCCGAAAATAGTTCTGCCACTGCCCTGGGCGATCTTCCGGCGCCTGTGGCGTAATGAAGCGCGTAAAGATCGTCCGGGAATGATAACGCGACACGATCGAGACGATCGTCGGCAACACCCGCTCCATCCAGGGCGTTTCCCAGAGCCCGCCGGGCGCAAAGATGTTCTGCATGTCGGTGCAGAGGTGAACGGCGTTCCTGATTTCGCCGACGTCGGACTTGTTGCTCATCTGCCCGCTCGATGCTGTTGGAGCACCCGCGCCAAATAGGCCGCGGTGCGGCTCGATTTGTGCCGCGCGATCTCAGCCGGCGGTCCCGCTGCAACCACCTGCCCTCCCTCCTCGCCGGCACCTGGCCCGATGTCGATCACCCAATCACTTGCGGCCACGACGCTCATGTCGTGCTCCACGACAACAACGGTGCTGCCCGCCTCCACCAGTCCGTTGAGCTGAACGACCAGCTTCTCGACGTCGGACGGGTGCAGGCCCGTCGTCGGCTCGTCGAGCACGTAGATGCTGCCTGCGCGCTGGGTACGCTGGAGCTCGGTGGCGAGCTTCACCCGCTGCGCCTCGCCGCCGGACAGCTCCGTTGCCGGCTGACCAAGGCGGATATATCCGAGCCCGACCTGCCGGATCACATCGAGTGACCTTGCAATGTGGACATCATCGGCGAAAAACGCGTGGGCTTCGTCGACGGTCATTCCGAGAACGTCAGCGATCGACTTGCCATTGAGCTTGATCTGGAGCGTCTCGCGATTGTAGCGCGCGCCCTGGCACTCGGGACACGGCGCATAGACGCTCGGCAAGAACAAGAGTTCGACGCAGACGAAGCCTTCTCCCTGGCAATTTGGGCAGCGTCCCTTCGGCAGGTTGAACGAGAAGCGCCCGGCATCGAAGTGGCGCCGACGCGCTTGCTTCGTTTGCGCGAACAGCTTTCGCACGTCGTCGAAGAGACCGGTGTAGGTGGCGAGATTGGAGCGCGGTGTGCGTCCGATCGGCTTCTGGTCCACGATGACAAGCCGTTTCAGGCGATCGAGCCCGTGGGTGATCTTGCCACTCGAAGTCTCGGCCGGCGGGCGCTCAAGCAGGTCTTCGCCGTCGTCGTCAGATGCATGAGACTGCCCAAGATGCGCGTTGAGCGCCTCGACGAGGAACTGGCTCACGAGGCTCGACTTGCCTGAGCCGGACACGCCGGTGACTGTCGTCAGCACACCCAGCGGGAAGGCGACATCGATTCCCCTGAGATTGTTGCGCGTGATATCGCTCAGCCTGAGCCATCCCTGCGGCGAGCGCTGCCCTTGCTGTGGCGGAACAGCGCGGCCGAACAGGTATTTTGCGGTGCGCGATCTCTCGACGGACCTCAGTCCATCGATAGAGCCGCTGTAAAGGATCTCGCCTCCATGCCTGCCGGCGTCCGGGCCGACGTCGACGATCCAATCGGCGTGGCGTACGATGTCCAGCTCGTGCTCGACGACGAAGAGCGAGTTGCCGGCCGCCTTCAGCCTATCGAGCGCGCGGAGCAGCGCCTCGGTGTCGGAGGGATGAAGCCCGGCGGACGGCTCGTCGAGCACGTAGACCACGCCGAACAGATTGGAACGCACTTGCGTCGCCAGACGCAGGCGCTGAAGCTCGCCTGGAGACAAGGTCGGCGTGCTGCGCTCTAGCGTGAGATAGCCGAGACCAAGGTCGAGCAGCACGCCAAGCCGCGCGCTCAGATCCTGCGCGATCCGTTGCACGACGATCGCCTTCTCCGGGTGAGCGTCCTGCCGGCCGACTATGCCGTCGCGATAGGGCCGCATCAGCGCTGCCAATTGCTTCAATGGGACGCGCGCCATGTCGGCAATATCGATGCCGGCGAACTTGACGGACAGCGCCTCAGGTTTCAGCCGCTTGCCCTGGCAGACCGAGCATTCGGTGCTCAGCATGAATTGCGAGACGCGCTTCTTCATCATCGCGCTGGTCGTGTTGGCAAACGTCTCCATGACGTAGCGCCGGGCGCCGGTGAAGGTTCCCTGATAGCTCGGCTCCTCCTTCCGCCGCAGCGCTCGCCGGACCTCCTTGAGGTCATAGCCCGCATAGACCGGAACCCTGGGCTGCTCGTCCGTAAACAGAATCCAGTTTTGCGCCTTCTTGGGAAGTTCGCGCCAAGGTGTATCGATGTCGTAGCCAAGGGTCGTGAGGATATCGCGCAAGTTCTGGCCATGCCATGCTGTCGGCCACGCCGCGACGGCGCGCTCGCGAATGGTGAGCGTATCGTCGGGCACCATGGAGCGTTCGGTCACGTCGTAGACCCGCCCCAGGCCGTGGCACTTTGGACAAGCCCCTTCTGCAGAATTTGGCGAGAAGGATTCGGCATAAAGCAGCGGCTGCGACTTCGGATAGTCGCCGGCGCGCGAATAGAGCATCCGAAGCAGGTTCGACAGCGTCGTGACGCTGCCGACGCTGGATCGCGTCGTCGGCGATCCCCGCTGCTGCTGGAGCGCGACAGCCGGCGGCAGCCCCTCGACTTCGTCGACTTCGGGCACGGCCATCTGGTGAAACAACCGCCGAGCGTAGGGCGACACGGATTCCAGATAGCGCCGCTGCGCCTCCGCATACAGCGTCCCGAAAGCCAGCGACGATTTTCCCGAGCCGGAGACGCCGGTGAAAACCACAAGGGCGTCGCGCGGAATGTCCACGTCAAAGTTCTTAAGATTGTGCTCGCGCGCACCGCGCACCCTGACAAATCCAGAAGCCGATCGCCCCGTGCCCTGCTCCAGCTTGTAAACCTTGTCGTCCATCACGCGCTGCCGATCCCTGTCCGGACAGACAACGGACCCGAAACCGCAATGATCCGTCACGTGGCGCCGCTGTCTCTCGCTCTCTCTTGGAACTATTGCCAAGCGCGCAGGTTCGTTCCAACGATCGCCTGAAATGAGGCACCTTTGCTGTTCCCATACTGGATCGACAAGACCGCGGGCCTGCCAGGCACACTTATTGCGGGATGGCTTGTGGCGCTCACGGCGTGGATCGCGATGCCGCTCCCGGCGCAAGCAGCCCTTTCTAGCTCGCAGCTCGAACAGGCCGTTCTCGCACCTCGCGCCAATGCGCAATTGCCCTTGCAAACGCCGCTGAGCGACCTGGACAATCGCTCCGCGCCGCTGCAGACCTGGCTCGGCGGCGTCCCGACGGTCTGGATCCTGGCCGACTACACCTGCGAAACGCTGTGCGGGCCGGCAATTTCGATCGTGTCAAACGCGCTGTCCGATACGGACCTCCATGCGGGCAAGGATTTTCGGCTCATTGTCGTCGGCTTCGACGCCAAGGATACCGCCGCCCAGGCGCTGGCCATGAAGAATGCGCAGCTCAGTCCAAGGAACGGGCTCGGCGAGCACAGCGTGTTTCTCCGGGCGACGGCGCCCGATATCGGCGCCTTGACCGACGCGTTCGGCGTTCGGCCGATCTACGATCGCGAGCATGACCAGTTTGCTCATCCCGCGGCCGCCTTCGTGGTGACGGCAGACGGGCGGATTTCCCGCGCGGTCTCGGCGCTCGCGGTCGATGCCACCAGTCTGCGCCTTGCGCTGGCGGAGGCGGGCCACGGTCATGTCGGCGGCTGGAGCGATCAGATCCATCTGCTCTGCTACGGCTTCGACCCCGCCAGCGGGACCTATACGCTTGCCGCGCGGCGGCTGCTGGTCGCAACGTGCTCCCTCAGCATCATCGTCCTTGTTCTGCTGATCGAGCTGCTGCTTCGGCGCGAGCACGCCACCAGATAGCGCCCAAAGGCTCCCGTTCTTCCGATCGCATGAAGACCGCGTCGAACGCCAGCCAGAGCACAGCACTGAGGAACAGCCCGGCCGCAATCAACATGGCGCCGGTGACCATCGCTGACAGTCCATGAATGGCCGGCAGGATGAGGATGGCGGCTTCCAGCCAGCGCATCGTCAGCGTCAACCCGCACAGCGCCCCCAGCCAATGTGGGTCTGATCGCACCCGGCTACTGAGCATCGCGCAGAAGGGGAAGACGAATTGCCCGAACGAAAGCGCCGTCAGGACGAACTGCCAGCCGCTCTCCGATCGCACCAGATACCAGGTGACCTCTTTGGGGATGTTGCCCGACCAGATCACGATGTACTGCATGGCGTGGAGGTAGCACCACAGCAGTAGCACCGAGAGCAAGAGGCCGCTATAGCCTCGGCTCGGACCGATTCTGCGTGTCGACAAGAGGCCCGCGGCAATCACGAACGCCGTTCCATTCACCAGCAGGAAGCTAAGGAAGATGAGACCGTAGATCGACGAGTGAAATTCCGGCTCGAGCTGCTCCAGCCAGTCAATCCCGGCGAATGACACGGTCAGCGTCCACACGATCGCTCCGACCGAGGCCGCGCGCACCATCGCTTCGTCATTGCGCCAGGCGCGCCGGAGCCATTCGGTGAGCACGATCCAGATCAGGAAATAGAGCACCGCCCGCAGCATGAAGAACCACGGCGCAAACCAGTGCGCCTTGAACGGTGGCAATGTGGATCCATCCGCTATGGCCGGATAGATTTCCTTCATGAAGAGCAGGATCGGAATGAAGGTCAGCGCGACGACGGGCAGAATGCCTGATGTCGCTACGAAGATCGGATGCAGCGTCTCGGTCCAGCGGCGGCGCACCAGATAGCTAATCATGTAGACGATCAGCGCCCCGATCGGAATGGCGCCGAGGGCGGTCCAGGCGACAAGATAAGCGGCGATGGTCGAGCGGGCGTCGACGACAAATCCGGTCATCAGGACCAAGCCTGACACCACCGCCAACACGCTCCTTGCGCCGCCCGGCGTTGTCATGGCCGGCTCTCCAGCCGCGCACGCTCATTTGCCGGGACATCGTCGAGCGAGGCCTGGCGGCTGAGCTGAAGCGCGCGGATATAGGCGACGATCGCCCAGCGATCCCTGGGCGGCACGCGGGCCGCATAGGAATACATCGCACCATGGCCGTTGGTGATGACGTCGAAGAAATATTGGTCGTCCGCGGCGCGCAGCCGGTCGTCGTGATAGCTCGCCGGGCGCGGCATGCCCCGCCGAACGACGATGCCAGTTCCGTCACCGCCGGCGCCGTGGCACGGCGAACAGAAAATGCCGAAACGTTCGCGCCCTCGTGCCAGCAGTTCGGCCGATAATGCGGGTTTGGTACTCGCCGCCCTCTCCCGCTCCAGATCGTCCCGGGCAACCGTGTTCGCTGGTGGCTGCCGCAGCACGGTGCCGCGGAACAACGGCACGCGCGAATATTCGCTGTAGCGTGGCTGCTCGTCCATATTCTGATCACAGGCGGC from Bradyrhizobium genosp. L includes:
- a CDS encoding nuclear transport factor 2 family protein, which gives rise to MAYRFDEMAVVVDWLDCCKSRDLEAMLDLCAENAALDCACDGVQVSGRSALAAYWAPKLANTSSGAFGLEEITPRDDGVMLDYLDFESRPARVLFAFDKEGKIAHMGCALSS
- a CDS encoding ATP-binding protein, encoding MPKTWNKLSLRQRLLLPMAAMILGALLLGGLALQIVSPDQFEYENAQGARSAQFVADALNAALATARNPEPTLEAFAGALKTAGSIEFVRTGPNVPPPVTRLYDGYVPAWFTALLDVPQFGSTYPIKIGADHVGDIVFNPDLSPDILEKWEGFLAIVSSGALLTLLAAASAYFTTGTALRPLTRLGAGLTRMRNGDYDTVIPITGPPEICQSCEEANQLAATLKRLSHDNRELLRRIVAVQDDERRELARELHDEMGPLLFAIRANATALSEAEAPGPPHPGSAAHGILNAAAALQQANRRVLEGLSPLYVAELGLFESIHALLRRAQSQARKIHLTARIDPGVDDLDGLLSQTVYRVIQEAVTNVLRHAQATTVDVAVAIEGSQIHMEISDDGIGLSDDQAFGRGLTGMHERVRALNGSLMLLCEQGRTVVRCWLPIEPQAGLDASS
- a CDS encoding response regulator transcription factor; the protein is MHDTPKSGMRILIVDDHPVVVSGCRSLFASDKSVQVEEAADAKAGHRAFIQKRPDVTVVDIKLPDLSGFELLRRIRKDDPDARIIMFSMNDDPAFVVRAVQMGAQGYISKADDPRLFVKAVRKVAAGERFISPHLAEAVAFAGAAIKASPATQMNSRELEILRLLGRGDKIVEVASALGISYKTVANVTSLLKQKLGAKNHSDLIRIAVELELG
- a CDS encoding cysteine hydrolase family protein; translated protein: MSNKSDVGEIRNAVHLCTDMQNIFAPGGLWETPWMERVLPTIVSIVSRYHSRTIFTRFITPQAPEDRPGQWQNYFRRWHQATRNHLPPSALELVPELARYVPPVRIVDKPAYSAFSNPALASLLIERGIGTVVITGAETDVCVLSTVLGAADLGFRVVIVEDALCSSSDVGHDALMTMYRTPFHG
- the uvrA gene encoding excinuclease ABC subunit UvrA: MDDKVYKLEQGTGRSASGFVRVRGAREHNLKNFDVDIPRDALVVFTGVSGSGKSSLAFGTLYAEAQRRYLESVSPYARRLFHQMAVPEVDEVEGLPPAVALQQQRGSPTTRSSVGSVTTLSNLLRMLYSRAGDYPKSQPLLYAESFSPNSAEGACPKCHGLGRVYDVTERSMVPDDTLTIRERAVAAWPTAWHGQNLRDILTTLGYDIDTPWRELPKKAQNWILFTDEQPRVPVYAGYDLKEVRRALRRKEEPSYQGTFTGARRYVMETFANTTSAMMKKRVSQFMLSTECSVCQGKRLKPEALSVKFAGIDIADMARVPLKQLAALMRPYRDGIVGRQDAHPEKAIVVQRIAQDLSARLGVLLDLGLGYLTLERSTPTLSPGELQRLRLATQVRSNLFGVVYVLDEPSAGLHPSDTEALLRALDRLKAAGNSLFVVEHELDIVRHADWIVDVGPDAGRHGGEILYSGSIDGLRSVERSRTAKYLFGRAVPPQQGQRSPQGWLRLSDITRNNLRGIDVAFPLGVLTTVTGVSGSGKSSLVSQFLVEALNAHLGQSHASDDDGEDLLERPPAETSSGKITHGLDRLKRLVIVDQKPIGRTPRSNLATYTGLFDDVRKLFAQTKQARRRHFDAGRFSFNLPKGRCPNCQGEGFVCVELLFLPSVYAPCPECQGARYNRETLQIKLNGKSIADVLGMTVDEAHAFFADDVHIARSLDVIRQVGLGYIRLGQPATELSGGEAQRVKLATELQRTQRAGSIYVLDEPTTGLHPSDVEKLVVQLNGLVEAGSTVVVVEHDMSVVAASDWVIDIGPGAGEEGGQVVAAGPPAEIARHKSSRTAAYLARVLQQHRAGR
- a CDS encoding SCO family protein, whose translation is MLFPYWIDKTAGLPGTLIAGWLVALTAWIAMPLPAQAALSSSQLEQAVLAPRANAQLPLQTPLSDLDNRSAPLQTWLGGVPTVWILADYTCETLCGPAISIVSNALSDTDLHAGKDFRLIVVGFDAKDTAAQALAMKNAQLSPRNGLGEHSVFLRATAPDIGALTDAFGVRPIYDREHDQFAHPAAAFVVTADGRISRAVSALAVDATSLRLALAEAGHGHVGGWSDQIHLLCYGFDPASGTYTLAARRLLVATCSLSIIVLVLLIELLLRREHATR